TAGTACCAGCCACATGAATGGCTGCCCCCGCCAACGGTTCGTTATTTTCATCCACCACCACTCCCCTAAGGGCATAGAGATAGCGTTTGCTGTTATTATCGTTATCATTTATGCCATTCGCAAAAGAGGCAGTAGCAACACAGAGCATCCATAGGAGGCATAAAAGCTTAATTGATTTCTTCATTCTTAAATTTATTTTCCTGTATAACCAAGGTAATTCGGATTTCAGCACAAAGCATAGAGCAATGAACTTACGACATATTCTCATTGAAAACAGATGAATCAGGCTTCTCATTCACTTATCACTCACTTCGCCGGATTGTATTTATAATTGAATGACAGATAATTGCTGACCCCAGACACAGTATGAACCACTCCCGTTATCTGAAGTGTCGCCCAACTTCCGTCATCCCATTTCAACACGAATACCTTATCGGTGTTGCCATAAATAACGGGAGGCATCGTTCCCGTAGGAGTTCTTGTAATACCTTCACACAGGGGTAGGTTGATGGAAGGATTATGTGCATAACCGATGTTTCCTGCCATCATACCCGCCATATCCATACTGAGAAGATAGGCGCCTTCCATTTTATCCTTTTCCGTCTCATAGGGAAGGACAGCATCAGGTGTATAAGAGCCTTCGGGTAAGGTGGTGACGTTTGCCATATCCGTCTTCCCAGTGTTAAGTACCGATGCTCCGTTGGTCTTGAACTCGTAACGGTGTACGGCAATGTGCCACTCTATACCTATCGGCTCTGCCTGTTGTGCCTCACGAACTCCACCTGTTCCACCATAAATCCATTCACCGGCATCAGGATGCGTTTCCATCTTTCCTGTTTTCAGGTCAATGTAAGTCCAAGTATCGTAAGCAGACACTTTCACATTCTGCAAAGTGCTGTAAGGAAGTACCTCCTCCCTTTCGTCTTCATCAAGGAAATGATTGGTATATGCACAAGCAGTCACGCTGAGCGTGACTGCAAGCATTGCTATATAATGATAGATTTTCATTGGAAAATTAACCAAAAAAAAAGATTCAAAGTTATCCGGCTACCGGAGCAGTACCTTTATGGAAAGTAACAACTACTGTACCCATTCCACCCATTTCGATGGAAAATACAGACGAAACAGCACCCTTATCTGCACTGACAGTACCGGTCAGTGTACAGTCATAATTATTGGCAGTACCACCATGCATAGCAGGCACGGTAGAAGTTCCACTACCGGTAAAAGTATAAGAGCCATCTTCGGCTCTTGTAGCCTTAGCTTTGTCAACGGTAGTCGTGCCCCATTTTGTAGAAGTAAGCACTACCTTAACAGTACCGTCCTCATCGGCCGTGACAGTCATCACCTCACCATCTGCCACTATAGGATTAGGAGAATGAACGAATGTCGTCGATGTATATCCTTTATAAGTACCCGTAAGGAACTCGCCTGCCGGAGCATACCCCAAGCCTGAGGTTACAGTAACTGTCCCCATTGCCCCCAACTCGATGACGAAAGTAAAAGAGGCCTCTTTCTTATCCGCACTGATCGTTCCTTTTACGGTAAATTCATAAGTACCGGAATGACTACTGTCACCCATACTTGCCACAATGCTTCCGCTACCGTTCAAGGTATAGCCACCATTAACAGCAGCGGTCACTGTCAAGTCGGAAGTTCGGCCTTCTCCCCACACACCTTTATAAAAAAGGGCTGCCTTGGCATCTCCGGCAGAAGCTGTCAACTTCACGGTTTCGTTATTGTTCACCATAGAAGTTCCCATCACTTTGGCAGAAGTATAAACAGTGTAAGTTCCCGCCACAGCTTCTGAAAGATCCATACTCTTTTCATTGTCATTGCTGCACGCCCCGGCACACAAAGCGACAATCACCATCGCTAAATAATTCTTGATTTTCATCCTCTGATTTTTATATTATTAAATAGTATTTTTCCGATTGCAAAGCTACGGCATGGCAAAAGAGGAAGCAATACCTAAAAATAATCAAAATCAGAAAAGAAAAAGAGATAAAATACCTGAAAGGGGGTAATATTATCTCCTCACAAAAAAAGTACTGCCCGATACCTTCTCAGGCGCGGGCAGCACAAACCACAAATACAAATACAACTAAACAAAGTTTCTCTCTTAAATAATTCCCTGACCCATCATGGCATGGGCAACCTTCATAAAGCCAGCAATGTTTGCCCCTTTCACATAGTTGATGTAGCCATCAGGTTCTGTTCCATATTTTACGCATTGAGAATGAATTCCGTGCATGATGGTGTGAAGTTTCTCGTCCACTTCGGCGGCACTCCAACTGAGATGCATGGCGTTCTGTGACATTTCCAGTCCGCTGGTGGCCACACCACCGGCGTTCACTGCTTTGCCAGGTGCATACATAATCTTATTTTCAATGAACAAGTCAATGGCTTCAGGTGTACATCCCATGTTGGAAATCTCACCTACACAAGTCACTTTATTGTCAATCAAATGACGCGCATCTTCACCATTCAACTCGTTCTGTGTCGCACAAGGCAACGCAATATCCGTCTTCACTTCCCAAGGACGCTTGCCTGCCACAAAAGTAGAGCCAGGGAACTCGTCGGCATACGGCGCCACAATATCGTTGCCCGAAGCACGAAGTTCCAACATATAATCAATTTTTTTGCCACTGATGCCGTTCGGATCATAAATATAGCCGTCAGGACCGGAGATGGTAACCACCTTTGCTCCCAATTGAGTAGCCTTCGTCACAGCTCCCCATGCCACATTTCCAAAACCGGAAACAGCTACCGTCTTATCTTTTATATCAATACCTTTTGTCTGCAACATTTGATTAACAAAATACAATCCGCCGAAACCGGTAGCTTCAGGACGAATCAGCGAACCGCCGAATTCCAAACCCTTACCGGTGAAAGTACCTGTAAATTCACGAGTCAGCTTCTTGTACATGCCGAACATATAGCCTACTTCGCGGCCACCTACACCGATATCTCCGGCCGGCACGTCCATATCCGGGCCAAGATGACGCCACAATTCCAGCATAAAGGCCTGACAGAAACGCATTACTTCCGCATCGCTCTTACCACGGGGCGAGAAATCCGATCCGCCTTTACCACCACCCATAGGTAATGTTGTTAAAGCATTCTTGAAAGTTTGTTCAAATCCCAAAAACTTCAAGATAGAAAGATTTACGGAAGCATGGAAACGAATACCGCCTTTATACGGGCCAATGGCATTGTTGAACTGTACACGATAACCAAGATTAGTCTGTACATCACCCTTATCGTCCACCCAAGTTACACGGAAAGTAAAAATACGGTCTGGTTCCACTAACCGTTCTATAATTTTTGCTTTTTCGAACTCTGGATGTTGATTATAGATATCTTCGATAGAAAGAAGAACTTCCTTTACGGCTTGAAGATACTCAGACTCACCGGGATGCTTTGCCTCTAAAGAGGACATGATACGTTCAATATTCATAATATTACGTTTTAATGGTTATTAGCCTTATTGATTTAAGGTTATTCGATCAAAATGTCAACGAATAACACTGCAAATATAGGAAAACTTTTCAAACCTGCTATATTTCACAATAACATTTTGATTAAATAATAATAAAATGTCAAAGTTCTCATTCTTTCAGAAAGATATGTTTTTCTTTCCATTCATCACTCATTCCTCCTTTTCTGACGTTTTTTAAAGCTTTTATGGCAATTAGCAAACCTTTCTTTGAATGATAATGCCTAATCTTGCAATCTGAATTAAAGGTTAACATTACAATGAGAAAGAGACTGTTTATAATTTCCTTTCTATCTATCATCGGCATTTCCGGCTACGGACAGGTTTGCCTGACACCGGACGGACAGTTGGAAAAGCAACTCTACGAAAGCGGATTGATACATCAACCCCTCCCCCTGAATACGGCTAATTCTTTTGAAACCAACGGATGGAAGAAAGAGGTTTTAGAAAGCATTCCTCTTACCCAATCGGCAAGTATCGAAGGCTGGAAACATTCCGGTACAGGTACAATGTCTTTCAGCACTGAGAAGACGATTTCGGGAAAAGGAAGCATCAAACTACAATTCCCTACATTTACCGGAAAAAGAGCCACCGGATCGCCTTCCGATCCGGATTATGCCACATACGGAAACAGTGGCGTTGCCTATAACTTAAATGGTGCTAATCTGGAAAAGTACAACCGAATTACGTTTTCTATCTATCCCGATTGTGACGGTGCACGCATTGTCAATATGAACCTTACGTTTATAAACGCCGATACGCCTGTCAAGAAAGGCTATAATCAGCCTTCGGGTTCTCACCTTATCAATCTGATTAATAAAGAGTGGAATCAATGCTTTCTCGAAATCGATGAATACCAACGGGATAAAGTAATGAGTATCAGTTTCAGTACAGCCCTGAAAGGTAAAGACCGAACTACGGGCGATTCTGCCGTCTACTACCTAGATAACCTGGAACTACAGACCGTGAAGAACCCTGAAAATGTAAGTGGCTGGAGTCCTGCCGACGGAAAAATTATCTATTCGACTACGGGATATACCGTGAACAGTCCTAAGACAGCTATTGTAAACACAAACACCTCAACATATAATGATAAGCGTTTTCAGCTATTAAATCCCGCCAGCGGACAAACCGTTTATGAAGGAGAAATAAAAGAGGAAACTACAACCCTCGGTAAATTCGGTCTTCTTGATTTCACCAGTTTCAACCGTCCCGGTGTATATCAGCTGAAAGTAAATGAGTCTCTAACCCCCACCTTCCGAATCGGTGAAAGAATCTGGGAAGATTCGGGATGGAAGGTTCTCAATTTCCTTTTCTGCCAACGTTGCGGATACCCTGTTCCCGGCAAACACGCTACTTGCCATGTGGACCTGATGTCCAAGCATGACGGACGCAGTATCTCCTACGCCGGTGGATGGCATGATGCAGGCGACCTTTCACAACAAACACTTCAGACAGGAGATGTAACCTTCTCCCTGCTCGAAGCTTACAACAAGCTGAAAGATAAGAACCCTGCTCTTGCCGCCCGTCTGCGTGAAGAAGCCGAATGGGGATTGGAATTCGTACTGAAAAACCGCTACGGTGATGGTTACCGTGCCAGCAGTATGGGATTGCTTATTTGGCAAGATGGAGTATTCAACACGTTGGACGACATCTCCTCCGTACGCGTGCAAAACATGGCATTCGACAATTTCCTCTATGCCGGATATGAGGCGTATGCTTCGGTGACGTTGACGGGCGACCCGATGCTACAGGAATATCTGCTTAAAACAGCCGAAGAAGATTTCACTTTTGCTATGGATAAATTCAAGAAGGATGGATTCAACAAGTTTATTCAGCCTTACGAGCATAGTTACAACACTTCACGAAGTCAATATATGGCTACAATATCGTGGTCGGCCAGCCAACTTTACCGCTTAACGAAGAAATCTTATTATGCTGATATAGCCGCAGAATACATTCGTTACACGCTTGAATGCCAACGTACCGAGCCTCTGAAAGACAAAGCCGGAACATGCGGATTCTTCTACCGCGACAAAAACAAACAGTCAATAGTTCATTATATACACCAGTCACGCGAACAGGTTTACATGCAAGCCATAAACCTGCTTTGCGAGACACAACCGGAACACCCCGATTACCCCCAGTGGGCACGTTCCATACGCCTGTATGGCAACTATCTGAAAGGGCTGATGCGCTACACCCACCCTTACGGAATGTTGCCAAGCGGCGTATATCATGCAGAGGAGTACAAAGACACCACCGGCTTTTATGCTCTCCACCTCTTCCCGCCCACCAATGCGAAGGAGTTGTATACCGAGCAAATAAAAAATGGTGTCCGGCTGGACAAAGAGCACTATGTGAAGCGCTTCCCCGTCTGGTTCAACATATTCAACGGTAATACAGCAATCCATCTTTCCACCGGAAAGTCTGCCGCCATCTGTGGAAACTTCCTGAAAGATAAGGAACTGCTCGACATCGGTCTGGAACAGTTGTACTGGACGGTAGGTAAGAATCCTTTCGGTCAATCTTTGATCTACGGAGAAGGACATAATTATCCGCAACTGAACACTTTCTCTTCCGGAGAGATGACGGGAGAAATGCCCGTAGGTATCCGTACATTAGGAAATGAAGACATACCCTATTGGCCTCAAACGAATAATGCTTGTTACAAAGAGGTGTGGGTAACCTCGGCAGGAAAGTGGCTATCATTGATTGCCGAATATTGAGTAAGAAACATTTAACTTCATAAAAACATATATGCCATGAGAAACATTAAACTTTATTTTGTTCTGCTATTTACTGCATGTGCATTGCTGGTACATGCACAAGCCCCCGAAGGCTATCCTGCAAACTATGCCCGAGCTCCCCGCTTCAAAGCATTGGTTTATTACACACAACATGCCGAAGGGGCTCACGTAGAATTTGCCCGACAAGCTGTAGAATTCATTAAAAAGCTAAACTACGGCGATGGTTTCATTTTAGACATCACCACTGACTTTTCTCAATTTCCATACGAAAAATTGAAAGAATATAATGTCGTTGTCATGCTCAACACCACCCCGAGCAACAAAAATGAACGCGATGCCTTCGAGAAATATATGGAGAATGGTGGAGGCTGGGTAGGTTTCCATGCCGCAGCCTACAATGACAAGAATACCAATTGGCCTTGGCTAGTCAAGTTTTTGGGTGGAGGAGTGTTCTATTGCAACAACTGGCCTCCTCAGCCTGTGTTGGTTGAAGTCGATAAGGCTGAACATCCTGTTACCAAGAATCTGCCTGCATCGTTTGTAGCACCTGCCAGCGAATGGTATCAATGGAATCCGAGTCCGCGCCTGAATAAAGATGTAGAAGTACTGTTTTCTATTTCTCCCAAGAATTATCCGTTAGGAATCAAGGATGTGGTCAATTTTGGCGATTTCCCCATTGTTTGGACCAACAAAAACTACCGCATGATTTACCTGAATATGGGACATGGTGATGAAGAGTTTATAGACGGAACACAAAATCTCTTGCTCGTGAATGCTTTCCGCTGGGTAGTTAGCCAAGATAAGGCAGGCGATCCGTTCGATAAATAAAGAAAGTATTCAAATTGCTCAAACGAGCATGTTTTATATGATGGTAAGACAGGGTAAAATGCCAAGAACAGACAGAAGAACCTACCACGCTATTAAAGAATTGGACGAAGCAACCGAAGAAATACGAAAAAGCATAGGCATAAACCATACGATTGCCACCTATCGTGCGTATGTAAATGCTCATTTGAACCTATCCCGTTTTATACGTGATAAGTACGGCAAAAGTGATATACCGTTTTCTGCTTTGGAATACTCATTTATTGAGAATTACGATATGTATCTGAAAATAGAGCATAAAATGACAGCGGGTAGTGTGATGCAACATATTATTTTTCTTAAGAAGTTAGTAAAACGAGCCATGAACAAAGGAGTTATATCACGTAATCCATTTTTTGGCAAAGCGGATGCTAACCTTATCAAGTTTGAGATAGGCGGAAAGGGTTTTAGGGTAAAGACAAGGTATCAGATTATGACACCTAACGATAATCCTAATCAGTACCCAAGTCTACACCCTAATCAACACCCTAACCTTGACCCATATAATATAAAGATAAAGACTAAGACAAAGAATAATATAAATGGAGGTAAAAATGGATTTTCAAAACGTGCCTATGTCTCATCAGGCGATGCTGGCTGATTGTGCGGTAAGTATCATGGCAGAACGCTCATCCTGCAATTGCTCATGCAGGTATATAACACCGTCATACGGACGATGAATGTACGGAAACCGATTTTTGAGTTTCAGAAATCCACCCATCTGCAAAGGATATTGCTTGCAAAAGGAATAGAATGCTACGCCAAACGTCCGCTTCTCATTGACGAGCTTGGACGTGAGCCAAAACAGGTAATGGATTTCGGCAATGAGAAAAGCCCCATTTCTTATACAAATCGTACCTAAATCGCTTCTGTAAGCCCGATTAGCGTGGTATTCATTCCTCCGTTTCGTTAAAAAGCCGTATCTTAGCGCACAAATTTCAGTAATTTGTAAATAGAACGAACAATATATGCCTTTCGAGGAAATAATATCATACTCAGTGAGTGGCGGCATTTGCTTTGCAATGGCTGTTTCACTTCTTGCCGTGAAGACAAGCATCCTGCCTGTCAATCCGGCATACCAACGTATCAAGAAGTATCTGGCATACAGTGCCCTGATAGATGTACTTGTGGATATAGCGGTACTTTCATTGCTTGTGCAAGGTAAAGACATCTTCCTTTTGGATGCCTTCTTTATTCCGATGGCTTACAGTGCCCAACTGTACCTGATGACAAAGGCTATCATGGGATTGCTGCACACATCAGGCAATGCAAGGCTGTATCAGCGGCTGTGTTTCATACCGCTGGCGTTGGTGGCGTTGTGCCATGTCGTGGGGTTTGCCGTCCATGCAGGGGAATACACAGGGCTTTCGCTTGACGGATATGCGGAATATAGTTCCGGCACTTGGGCGAAAGTCAGTTCCGGCATACTCTATGCGCTGGTACTCTCCGAGTTTTCGGTATGCCTGTTCAAACTGGTAACAGAAACAAGGATGTATCTGAAGAAGCTGAACAACTTCTATTCGGGCACGGAAGTTCTCAACGGAAAACGCATCAGCTATATATCCTATTGTTTTCTTGGTTATTTCCTGCTGGCAGCAGTTGACTTTCTCCTTTCCAATGATTCGTTGGATACTTTCTTTATGGCTATAAACACATCAGTGTTCATCCTCTTTGTGATATTCATCTCCAATTTGCAGAATGTCTATCTTTCCACGCTTCAGCTTGACACATTCAGAATGCACACCGAAGGGGATGCCGAGCCAATCGAACAGAAGCCATTGGCAGAGGCGGACGAAAAGGAGAAAGCTCCCGTTCATCCCGAAACAGATTTGGCGGAGGCAAGCATTGTCTGTTCCGTTCACCGATGGGAGAAACGTGAGGACAAGCCTTTCCTGAAAGACGGCGTGTTGCTTGCCGATGTAGCAAGCGAGTTGGGCATTACGGATATGCAACTGTCGTTCATCCTCAATCATTCGCTGAATGTGAATTTCAATACATGGATAAACAACCTCCGCATAGAGGAAAGCAAACGGATGCTGAAAGATTGCCCGGAGCGTTCCGTCAAGGAGATTGCTTACTCGGCAGGCTTCCCGGAGCTGGCAACCTTCTCCAAAGTCTTCAAAAAGGTTACGGGGGAGTCTCCATCGGGGTATAGAAAGAAAGTAAATTCGGAAGAATAATTCACTCATTCTGAATACACGGGGCAGCAGTCATGTTGCCCTGTTTTCATGCCCTACAACACATAAAAGCCCGATTTGCAAATTTCCTAAGGAAATTTGCAAGTAAAAAGCCGTCATTTGCAAAATTATCAGGTAAATTTTCAATCCGTTTGGTGCTACATTTCAGAACTTTGCCACATCTAACATCTATCCCTCTTTCGGAGGTGGATATAAAAACAGCAAGAGATGAGCAAAGTTCTATTTTTAACAAAGAAAACTGAAGAAAGGTTTGGTGGAATGAGAAATTCTGCTACTCTCTCTCTCTCTCTCTCTCTCTCTCTCTCTCTCTCTCTCTCTCTCAGGCGAGACCAATACTAAGCAATTTTCAAACCTCGCTCACGCGTGTAAATATAATAAAGGAATACGTAATCTACAAAGGCTTCCATGGGCTTTTGTGGATTTTTTCGTATCTATACTTTCCTCTACTTTCCAATTCTACATAAACGTTGTAACCGCCCCTGCCGGACGGCGATTAATCAATACCATTATGGAAAAGGAGAACACATACCCCAAAGGAACCGTCATTTGGGTAAAGGATGTAAAATCAATCATGTAACGAACAAGTAACAATGAATTTAGAATACCTAATATATATAACAAGTGCTTCCACCAGTATTTTACTGGCTGTCTTGTTGCTCTTTATCGTAAAGTACAACAATAAGACCGTGCTTCCCTATACCCGTGTGTCCATCCTGTTGGCATTAGGGCTTATTTGCCGAGGGCTGATGTCTGCGGCAGTTTTTATAACTGCATACCTTACTTCTGATATGACTGTGGCACGCTCATTCATTATCCCTGAAATGTATTATTTGGAATTGGTACTATTCACATTCTCGGCACTGGCATTGCTGCATTCTCCGCTGGGGACACATTGCAATGTGGTAAAATCCATTGTTCCTGCCATCGTGCTGGTTGGTGCTTATCTGGTTTGCTTTTTGCTAAGCGGAACCGTTTTGGGCACTGTGGCTGGATATGAAAATTTCACTACCACGTTTGCCGCCCGGCTTATCTGCTTGCTTCTATATATGGCTATTCTTGTTGCACTATACTACAGTTACAGTTGTCTGAAAGGGGCAATCTCGATTAGCAAATACACCATGGAGGAAGTTGTACCTGCAGGGGATTATGAAGACGGGATGAAACTAATAAGGTTGGCGAGATGGTTTGCGGCTTACCTTGTTCTGTCAGGAGTAAATATGGTATGCTTCAACCATATAGCAGAAATAGCACTTGCGATAATTTGCACTTGCATGGCTATCGGTCTTGTGGTGGCGGTAATAAATTGCCAACTACATTATTACCTCGTGGATTCAGCGATGAAGAGAGTATATGAGAATAAAAAACTTAAAGAATAATATAATGAGAAAAAGAACCATTACAGGTATAACAGTCGTACTTCTGCTTTTTGTCCCTTTCGTAGCCATTGCACAAGATGGTAAGGATATGCAGAAGGATTATTCGGAAGGCTTTTATATCGGATTGAAAGGCGGTCTGCCTTTCGGAATGAGTACATTCAGCAGTTTCGGTGCTGATAAAACACGGTTTGGAATGTCTGGAGGTATTTACGGTGGGTATCGGTTTAGCCACGTTTGGTCATTGGAAGCCTCCGCTGCTTTCGGCAAACTGGACATGAGCGCACAAGACTGCTGCATAGAGAAGGGCTACTGGCTCGGCATTGACGGCAACCGATACAACGCACCTGTTACAGATATGGAAGGCTACGGCTATTCTGATTTGAAAAACAGTGTCAGTATGCAGCGATATGGTTTGCATCTGAATGTAAACCTTTTGGGACTGATAAAGCCTGCACGATATGGCAGGTGGTCAGTCGGCATTTCCCCTGCGGTATATGCCGTAGGGACAAAAGCAACTATAAAAACAATCTCATCAGGAAAGCAGCTACTAAAAGGCGGCAACGAATGGCATCTGGGTGTCGGTGGTGACTTGAATGTATCCTACAGAATCACAGACAACCTTTCGGCAGGTGCATATTCCGGGATTACCTACTTAGCAGGAAAACGTATGGACGGCGTTCCGGAACATTTACATAAGAACAATTACATTTGGGAAAGCGGTATCCGTATAGGCTGGGCTTTCGGAAAGACAGTCAAGCACAAGAAAGCAACCATTGCCCCGATGCAGCAGACAGAAAGTATTGTTGAATA
Above is a window of Bacteroides helcogenes P 36-108 DNA encoding:
- a CDS encoding HmuY family protein; this translates as MKIYHYIAMLAVTLSVTACAYTNHFLDEDEREEVLPYSTLQNVKVSAYDTWTYIDLKTGKMETHPDAGEWIYGGTGGVREAQQAEPIGIEWHIAVHRYEFKTNGASVLNTGKTDMANVTTLPEGSYTPDAVLPYETEKDKMEGAYLLSMDMAGMMAGNIGYAHNPSINLPLCEGITRTPTGTMPPVIYGNTDKVFVLKWDDGSWATLQITGVVHTVSGVSNYLSFNYKYNPAK
- a CDS encoding calycin-like domain-containing protein, yielding MKIKNYLAMVIVALCAGACSNDNEKSMDLSEAVAGTYTVYTSAKVMGTSMVNNNETVKLTASAGDAKAALFYKGVWGEGRTSDLTVTAAVNGGYTLNGSGSIVASMGDSSHSGTYEFTVKGTISADKKEASFTFVIELGAMGTVTVTSGLGYAPAGEFLTGTYKGYTSTTFVHSPNPIVADGEVMTVTADEDGTVKVVLTSTKWGTTTVDKAKATRAEDGSYTFTGSGTSTVPAMHGGTANNYDCTLTGTVSADKGAVSSVFSIEMGGMGTVVVTFHKGTAPVAG
- the gdhA gene encoding NADP-specific glutamate dehydrogenase encodes the protein MNIERIMSSLEAKHPGESEYLQAVKEVLLSIEDIYNQHPEFEKAKIIERLVEPDRIFTFRVTWVDDKGDVQTNLGYRVQFNNAIGPYKGGIRFHASVNLSILKFLGFEQTFKNALTTLPMGGGKGGSDFSPRGKSDAEVMRFCQAFMLELWRHLGPDMDVPAGDIGVGGREVGYMFGMYKKLTREFTGTFTGKGLEFGGSLIRPEATGFGGLYFVNQMLQTKGIDIKDKTVAVSGFGNVAWGAVTKATQLGAKVVTISGPDGYIYDPNGISGKKIDYMLELRASGNDIVAPYADEFPGSTFVAGKRPWEVKTDIALPCATQNELNGEDARHLIDNKVTCVGEISNMGCTPEAIDLFIENKIMYAPGKAVNAGGVATSGLEMSQNAMHLSWSAAEVDEKLHTIMHGIHSQCVKYGTEPDGYINYVKGANIAGFMKVAHAMMGQGII
- a CDS encoding glycoside hydrolase family 9 protein, which produces MRKRLFIISFLSIIGISGYGQVCLTPDGQLEKQLYESGLIHQPLPLNTANSFETNGWKKEVLESIPLTQSASIEGWKHSGTGTMSFSTEKTISGKGSIKLQFPTFTGKRATGSPSDPDYATYGNSGVAYNLNGANLEKYNRITFSIYPDCDGARIVNMNLTFINADTPVKKGYNQPSGSHLINLINKEWNQCFLEIDEYQRDKVMSISFSTALKGKDRTTGDSAVYYLDNLELQTVKNPENVSGWSPADGKIIYSTTGYTVNSPKTAIVNTNTSTYNDKRFQLLNPASGQTVYEGEIKEETTTLGKFGLLDFTSFNRPGVYQLKVNESLTPTFRIGERIWEDSGWKVLNFLFCQRCGYPVPGKHATCHVDLMSKHDGRSISYAGGWHDAGDLSQQTLQTGDVTFSLLEAYNKLKDKNPALAARLREEAEWGLEFVLKNRYGDGYRASSMGLLIWQDGVFNTLDDISSVRVQNMAFDNFLYAGYEAYASVTLTGDPMLQEYLLKTAEEDFTFAMDKFKKDGFNKFIQPYEHSYNTSRSQYMATISWSASQLYRLTKKSYYADIAAEYIRYTLECQRTEPLKDKAGTCGFFYRDKNKQSIVHYIHQSREQVYMQAINLLCETQPEHPDYPQWARSIRLYGNYLKGLMRYTHPYGMLPSGVYHAEEYKDTTGFYALHLFPPTNAKELYTEQIKNGVRLDKEHYVKRFPVWFNIFNGNTAIHLSTGKSAAICGNFLKDKELLDIGLEQLYWTVGKNPFGQSLIYGEGHNYPQLNTFSSGEMTGEMPVGIRTLGNEDIPYWPQTNNACYKEVWVTSAGKWLSLIAEY
- a CDS encoding ThuA domain-containing protein, yielding MRNIKLYFVLLFTACALLVHAQAPEGYPANYARAPRFKALVYYTQHAEGAHVEFARQAVEFIKKLNYGDGFILDITTDFSQFPYEKLKEYNVVVMLNTTPSNKNERDAFEKYMENGGGWVGFHAAAYNDKNTNWPWLVKFLGGGVFYCNNWPPQPVLVEVDKAEHPVTKNLPASFVAPASEWYQWNPSPRLNKDVEVLFSISPKNYPLGIKDVVNFGDFPIVWTNKNYRMIYLNMGHGDEEFIDGTQNLLLVNAFRWVVSQDKAGDPFDK
- a CDS encoding phage integrase SAM-like domain-containing protein, with protein sequence MMVRQGKMPRTDRRTYHAIKELDEATEEIRKSIGINHTIATYRAYVNAHLNLSRFIRDKYGKSDIPFSALEYSFIENYDMYLKIEHKMTAGSVMQHIIFLKKLVKRAMNKGVISRNPFFGKADANLIKFEIGGKGFRVKTRYQIMTPNDNPNQYPSLHPNQHPNLDPYNIKIKTKTKNNINGGKNGFSKRAYVSSGDAG
- a CDS encoding helix-turn-helix domain-containing protein, coding for MPFEEIISYSVSGGICFAMAVSLLAVKTSILPVNPAYQRIKKYLAYSALIDVLVDIAVLSLLVQGKDIFLLDAFFIPMAYSAQLYLMTKAIMGLLHTSGNARLYQRLCFIPLALVALCHVVGFAVHAGEYTGLSLDGYAEYSSGTWAKVSSGILYALVLSEFSVCLFKLVTETRMYLKKLNNFYSGTEVLNGKRISYISYCFLGYFLLAAVDFLLSNDSLDTFFMAINTSVFILFVIFISNLQNVYLSTLQLDTFRMHTEGDAEPIEQKPLAEADEKEKAPVHPETDLAEASIVCSVHRWEKREDKPFLKDGVLLADVASELGITDMQLSFILNHSLNVNFNTWINNLRIEESKRMLKDCPERSVKEIAYSAGFPELATFSKVFKKVTGESPSGYRKKVNSEE
- a CDS encoding OmpA family protein; this translates as MRKRTITGITVVLLLFVPFVAIAQDGKDMQKDYSEGFYIGLKGGLPFGMSTFSSFGADKTRFGMSGGIYGGYRFSHVWSLEASAAFGKLDMSAQDCCIEKGYWLGIDGNRYNAPVTDMEGYGYSDLKNSVSMQRYGLHLNVNLLGLIKPARYGRWSVGISPAVYAVGTKATIKTISSGKQLLKGGNEWHLGVGGDLNVSYRITDNLSAGAYSGITYLAGKRMDGVPEHLHKNNYIWESGIRIGWAFGKTVKHKKATIAPMQQTESIVEYEKPSTEQNIVKDSVISEHPMKDEIKVTVTDPTERTSSIKFPIISFSFNSVWIEPSQRTKLHEIKLLLEKNPQTTITISGWCDNKGSEDVNKRISAKRADAVKLWLVRRGISTERIITEGCGIDRQQTDVDKVRRAEIKERRN